Proteins encoded together in one Bacteroides ovatus window:
- a CDS encoding RNA methyltransferase, which produces MRKLKITELNRISAEEFKQVEKLPLVVVLDDIRSLHNIGSVFRTSDAFRIECIYLCGITATPPHPEMHKTALGAEFTVDWKYVNNAVDAVDNLKNEGYIVYSVEQAEGSIMLDELQLDKTKKYAIVMGNEVKGVQQEVINHSDGCIEIPQYGTKHSLNVSVTTGIVIWDLFKKLH; this is translated from the coding sequence ATGCGTAAACTGAAAATAACAGAGCTGAACCGTATCAGTGCCGAAGAGTTTAAACAGGTTGAAAAACTGCCTTTGGTGGTAGTGCTGGACGATATTCGTAGTTTGCACAATATAGGTTCTGTGTTCCGTACTTCGGATGCTTTCCGTATTGAATGTATCTATCTGTGTGGTATAACAGCTACCCCACCGCACCCTGAAATGCATAAGACTGCGCTGGGTGCAGAGTTCACTGTCGACTGGAAGTATGTTAATAACGCTGTTGATGCTGTTGATAACCTCAAAAACGAAGGGTATATCGTTTATTCTGTAGAACAGGCGGAAGGAAGCATCATGCTTGATGAACTTCAGCTGGATAAAACCAAGAAGTACGCTATCGTTATGGGAAACGAGGTGAAAGGGGTACAGCAGGAGGTTATTAACCATTCGGATGGCTGTATAGAGATTCCTCAATATGGTACAAAACATTCGTTGAATGTTTCCGTAACTACCGGTATTGTGATTTGGGATTTGTTCAAAAAGTTACACTAA
- the leuS gene encoding leucine--tRNA ligase: MEYNFREIEKKWQKRWVEEKTYQVTEDDSKQKFYVLNMFPYPSGAGLHVGHPLGYIASDIYARYKRLQGFNVLNPMGYDAYGLPAEQYAIQTGQHPAITTVNNINRYREQLDKIGFSFDWNREIRTCDPEYYHWTQWAFQKMFNSYYCNDEQEARPIEELEKAFAIYGNEGLNAACSEDISFTAEEWNAKSEKEKQEILMNYRIAYLGETMVNWCAELGTVLANDEVVDGVSERGGFPVIQKKMRQWCLRVSAYAQRLLDGLDTIEWTDSLKETQRNWIGRSEGAEVQFKVKDSDLEFTIFTTRADTMFGVTFMVLAPESELVAQLTTPEQKAEVDAYLDRTKKRTERERIADRSVTGVFSGSYAINPFTGEAVPVWISDYVLAGYGTGAIMAVPAHDSRDYAFAKHFGLEIRPLVEGCDVSEESFDAKEGIVCNSPRLDVTPYCDLSLNGLTIKEAIETTKKYVKEHNLGRVKVNYRLRDAIFSRQRYWGEPFPVYYKDGMPYMIDEASLPLELPEVAKFLPTETGEPPLGHATKWAWDTVNKCVIENEKIDHVTVFPLELNTMPGFAGSSAYYLRYMDPHNHQALVDPKIDQYWKNVDLYVGGTEHATGHLIYSRFWNKFLYDMGVSVMEEPFQKLVNQGMIQGRSNFVYRIKDTNTFVSLNLKDQYEVTPIHVDVNIVSNDILDLEAFKAWRPEYKTAEFILEDGKYVCGWAVEKMSKSMFNVVNPDMIVEKYGADTLRMYEMFLGPVEQSKPWDTNGIDGVHRFIRKFWSLFYSRTDEYLVTDEPATKEELKSLHKLIKKVTGDIEQFSYNTSISAFMICVNELFNLKCSKKEILEQLVITLAPFAPHVCEELWDVLGHETSVCDAQWPAYNEEYLKEDTVNYTISFNGKARFNMEFAADEASDAIQAAVLADERSQKWIDGKTPKKIIVVPKKIVNVVI; encoded by the coding sequence ATGGAGTACAATTTCAGAGAAATTGAAAAGAAGTGGCAGAAAAGGTGGGTAGAAGAGAAAACCTACCAAGTTACGGAAGATGATTCGAAGCAAAAATTTTATGTACTAAACATGTTTCCTTACCCATCAGGAGCTGGTCTACACGTAGGTCATCCGCTGGGATACATTGCTTCGGATATTTACGCCCGTTACAAACGACTGCAGGGCTTCAATGTACTCAACCCAATGGGATATGACGCTTACGGTTTGCCGGCAGAACAATATGCTATCCAGACCGGACAGCATCCTGCTATCACTACCGTCAACAATATCAACCGCTACCGCGAGCAGTTGGACAAAATAGGTTTCTCTTTCGACTGGAACCGTGAAATCCGTACTTGCGACCCGGAATATTATCATTGGACCCAATGGGCCTTCCAAAAAATGTTCAACAGCTATTATTGTAACGATGAACAGGAAGCCCGTCCTATCGAAGAACTGGAAAAAGCCTTCGCCATCTACGGAAACGAAGGACTCAATGCCGCTTGCAGCGAAGATATCAGCTTTACTGCCGAAGAGTGGAACGCCAAAAGCGAAAAAGAAAAGCAGGAAATCCTGATGAACTATCGTATCGCTTATCTGGGTGAAACAATGGTAAACTGGTGTGCCGAATTAGGAACTGTACTGGCTAACGACGAGGTAGTAGACGGAGTCAGCGAACGTGGCGGTTTTCCTGTTATCCAGAAGAAAATGCGCCAATGGTGTCTGCGTGTATCTGCGTATGCACAACGCTTGCTTGATGGATTGGACACGATCGAATGGACAGATTCTCTGAAAGAAACCCAAAGAAACTGGATCGGACGTTCGGAAGGTGCCGAAGTGCAATTCAAAGTAAAAGACAGTGACCTCGAATTCACTATTTTTACCACTCGTGCAGATACCATGTTCGGTGTTACCTTTATGGTATTGGCTCCGGAAAGTGAATTGGTGGCACAGTTAACGACTCCTGAACAAAAAGCAGAAGTAGACGCCTACCTCGATCGTACCAAAAAACGTACGGAACGCGAACGTATTGCCGACCGTAGTGTTACCGGTGTGTTCAGTGGTTCGTATGCTATTAATCCGTTCACAGGTGAAGCAGTGCCTGTATGGATCAGCGATTACGTACTGGCCGGATACGGAACAGGAGCTATTATGGCTGTACCTGCTCATGATAGCCGCGACTATGCATTTGCCAAACATTTCGGATTGGAAATCCGTCCGTTGGTAGAAGGTTGTGATGTTAGCGAAGAAAGTTTCGATGCAAAAGAAGGTATTGTTTGCAATTCTCCGCGTCTTGATGTCACTCCTTACTGTGATCTTTCATTGAACGGACTGACCATCAAAGAAGCGATAGAGACAACCAAGAAATATGTAAAAGAGCACAATCTGGGCCGTGTGAAAGTGAACTACCGTCTGCGTGACGCTATTTTCTCTCGCCAACGTTACTGGGGTGAGCCGTTCCCTGTTTACTACAAAGACGGAATGCCCTATATGATTGACGAAGCCAGCCTGCCGCTGGAACTTCCGGAAGTCGCTAAATTCCTGCCTACCGAAACAGGTGAGCCTCCATTAGGACACGCAACTAAATGGGCTTGGGATACAGTAAACAAATGTGTCATAGAAAATGAGAAGATTGACCATGTAACCGTCTTCCCGCTGGAACTGAACACCATGCCGGGATTCGCCGGTTCTTCGGCTTACTATCTCCGCTACATGGACCCGCATAATCATCAGGCATTAGTTGATCCGAAAATTGACCAGTACTGGAAAAATGTAGACCTATATGTAGGTGGTACCGAACATGCAACAGGGCACTTGATTTATTCTCGTTTTTGGAATAAATTCCTGTATGACATGGGTGTGTCTGTAATGGAAGAACCCTTCCAAAAGTTAGTAAACCAAGGAATGATTCAAGGTCGCAGTAACTTTGTATATCGTATCAAAGATACCAATACTTTCGTTTCACTGAACCTGAAAGATCAGTACGAAGTTACCCCTATTCACGTAGACGTAAATATCGTATCTAATGATATTTTGGATTTGGAAGCATTCAAAGCATGGCGTCCTGAATATAAAACAGCCGAATTTATCCTCGAAGACGGAAAATATGTCTGCGGATGGGCAGTTGAAAAGATGAGTAAATCTATGTTCAATGTAGTCAATCCGGATATGATTGTTGAGAAATACGGTGCAGATACACTTCGTATGTACGAAATGTTCCTCGGCCCGGTAGAACAGTCCAAACCGTGGGATACAAACGGAATCGACGGTGTACACCGTTTTATCCGTAAATTCTGGTCGTTGTTCTACAGCCGTACAGACGAATATCTGGTGACAGACGAACCTGCAACAAAAGAAGAATTGAAGAGCCTTCATAAATTAATCAAGAAGGTGACTGGTGATATTGAACAGTTCTCTTACAATACATCTATCAGCGCATTCATGATTTGCGTAAACGAACTCTTCAACCTGAAATGTAGCAAAAAAGAGATTCTGGAACAGCTCGTTATCACTCTCGCTCCTTTCGCTCCACATGTCTGCGAAGAGTTGTGGGATGTATTGGGACACGAAACTTCCGTATGCGACGCCCAATGGCCTGCATACAACGAAGAATATCTGAAAGAAGATACTGTCAACTATACCATCTCTTTCAACGGAAAGGCACGTTTCAATATGGAATTTGCAGCAGATGAAGCTTCGGACGCTATTCAGGCGGCGGTATTGGCCGACGAACGTTCGCAGAAGTGGATTGACGGCAAGACTCCAAAGAAAATCATTGTCGTTCCGAAGAAGATTGTAAACGTTGTAATTTAA
- a CDS encoding sigma-70 family RNA polymerase sigma factor — protein sequence MDDRATFDKMFNEWYAQFVYFAYYFINDAEVCRDIVSDAFEYLWRNYEKIEEATAKTYLYTIIRTRCIDYLRKQNIHEEYVEFTSQLTDKMIEVDSQHSDSRVLRIRKAMEKLTPYNYHILEACYIHNKKYKEVAEELNVSVAAIHKNIVKALRILREELGQEGNRNRL from the coding sequence ATGGATGACAGGGCTACTTTTGACAAAATGTTTAATGAATGGTATGCACAGTTTGTATATTTTGCATATTATTTTATAAATGACGCTGAGGTATGCAGAGATATCGTAAGTGATGCTTTTGAGTATTTGTGGCGTAATTATGAAAAGATAGAAGAAGCGACGGCTAAAACTTATCTTTATACAATCATTCGTACACGTTGCATTGACTATCTTCGCAAGCAAAATATCCATGAAGAATATGTAGAGTTCACTTCGCAATTAACTGATAAAATGATAGAAGTCGATTCACAACATTCTGATTCTCGTGTTTTGCGTATTCGTAAAGCTATGGAAAAGTTGACTCCTTATAATTATCATATATTGGAAGCATGCTATATTCATAATAAGAAATATAAAGAAGTGGCCGAAGAATTGAATGTAAGTGTTGCGGCTATTCATAAGAATATAGTAAAGGCTTTGCGTATTCTTCGCGAAGAATTGGGGCAAGAGGGTAACCGGAATAGACTTTAA
- a CDS encoding YitT family protein, with product MHKLSKAEVMREVKDYIYITLGLISYSLGWAAFLLPYQITTGGTTGIGAIIYYATGFPIQWSYFIINAVLMTFAIRVLGPKFSIKTTYAIFTLTFLLWLFQLVVNNYVEAPDMTPDGKPLLLGTGQDFMACIIGAAMCGVGLGITFNYNGSTGGTDIIAAIVNKYKDVSLGRMIMICDVFIISSCYFIFHDWRRVIFGFVTLFIIGVVLDWIINSARQSVQFFIFSKKYDEIADRIIKDADRGVTVLDGTGWYSKTNVKVLVVLAKKRQSLEIFRLVKRIDPNAFISQSSVIGVYGEGFDKLKVK from the coding sequence ATGCATAAACTATCAAAAGCAGAAGTAATGAGAGAAGTGAAAGATTATATCTACATCACTCTCGGATTGATAAGCTATTCTTTGGGATGGGCTGCATTCCTGTTACCTTATCAGATAACTACCGGAGGAACTACCGGTATCGGAGCTATTATCTATTATGCAACGGGATTTCCAATCCAATGGTCATACTTCATCATTAATGCAGTTCTGATGACCTTCGCAATCCGGGTATTAGGTCCAAAATTTAGTATAAAAACCACTTATGCTATTTTTACGCTGACTTTTCTGCTTTGGTTATTCCAGTTGGTGGTGAACAATTATGTAGAAGCACCGGATATGACGCCGGACGGTAAGCCGCTATTGCTCGGTACAGGACAGGACTTCATGGCCTGTATTATTGGTGCAGCCATGTGCGGTGTAGGCCTCGGTATCACTTTCAACTACAATGGAAGTACGGGTGGAACAGATATTATCGCAGCCATCGTCAATAAATACAAAGATGTATCGCTTGGACGAATGATTATGATTTGTGATGTATTCATTATCAGCTCCTGTTACTTTATATTTCATGATTGGCGCCGGGTTATTTTCGGTTTTGTCACCCTGTTTATTATTGGTGTTGTGCTCGACTGGATTATCAACAGTGCTCGTCAATCGGTTCAATTCTTCATCTTCTCTAAGAAATATGATGAAATAGCCGACCGTATCATTAAAGACGCCGACCGGGGAGTAACGGTACTCGACGGTACGGGATGGTACAGTAAAACCAATGTGAAAGTGTTGGTAGTACTTGCCAAGAAACGTCAGTCACTCGAAATTTTCCGTTTGGTAAAACGCATTGATCCGAATGCTTTTATCTCTCAAAGTTCCGTTATCGGTGTGTATGGCGAAGGATTCGATAAGCTAAAAGTGAAATAA
- a CDS encoding flagellar motor protein MotB, which translates to MKKITLFTLLTLLLCTSCVTKKKFMLAEMAATASKDSLQGLLDNSREVGNQLSAQVKNLLRDTTKMGNSIRQYQSMLNVNMTEQEKLNALLSQKKNELNERERTINELQDMIKAQNDKVQNLLSNVKDALLGFSTDELTVREKDGKVYVAMSDKLLFQSGSARLDKRGEEALGKLAEVLNKQTDIDVFIEGHTDNKPINTVQFKDNWDLSVIRATSVVRILIKNYNVNPLQIQPSGRGEYMPIDDNETIEGRSKNRRTEIIMAPKLDKLFQMLQSSEESK; encoded by the coding sequence ATGAAGAAAATTACTTTGTTTACTTTACTTACGCTCCTATTGTGTACTTCGTGTGTAACAAAAAAGAAGTTCATGCTTGCAGAGATGGCAGCCACCGCAAGCAAAGACAGTCTGCAAGGGTTGTTGGATAACTCCCGCGAAGTTGGTAACCAGCTATCGGCACAAGTCAAAAACCTCTTGCGTGATACGACCAAGATGGGGAACAGTATCCGCCAGTATCAGAGTATGTTGAATGTCAACATGACTGAACAGGAAAAACTGAATGCGCTGTTGAGCCAAAAGAAAAATGAGCTGAACGAAAGAGAACGCACGATCAATGAATTGCAGGACATGATTAAGGCGCAGAATGATAAGGTACAAAACCTCTTGAGTAATGTAAAAGACGCATTACTTGGTTTTAGTACTGACGAGCTGACCGTTCGCGAGAAAGACGGAAAAGTATATGTAGCGATGTCCGACAAATTATTATTCCAGTCAGGAAGTGCCCGCCTGGACAAACGTGGAGAGGAAGCTCTCGGCAAACTGGCCGAAGTACTGAACAAACAGACGGACATCGACGTATTTATCGAAGGACATACGGACAACAAACCAATCAATACTGTACAATTCAAAGATAACTGGGATTTGAGTGTGATCCGTGCCACTTCCGTAGTTCGTATCCTCATCAAGAATTACAATGTAAATCCTTTGCAGATTCAGCCTAGCGGCCGCGGTGAATATATGCCTATTGATGACAACGAAACAATAGAAGGAAGAAGCAAGAATCGCCGTACGGAGATTATCATGGCTCCGAAGTTGGATAAGTTGTTCCAGATGCTTCAAAGTTCGGAAGAATCCAAATAA
- a CDS encoding helix-hairpin-helix domain-containing protein: MKTIQLLRLISIINSLLIIPACSAQNLSESLLEDVLEDLSVNNGTDNSVNTPNWENELEELSNRMQEPVNLNVATREQLEQFPFLSDIQIEHLLAYIYIHGQMKTIYELQLVEEMDRQTIQYLLPFVCIKAINNEPAFRWKSLLKSAAKYGKNELLTRFDIPFCRRKGYEHTYLGPSVYNSVKYSFRYSDRLYAGVVAEKDAGEPFGALHNRYGYDYYSFYLLLKDCGRLKALAIGNYRLSFGQGLVISTDYLMGKTIYASSFNNRSGGIKKHSSSDEYNYFRGVAATVALSKDWDLSGFYSHRSLDGVITDGEITSIYKTGLHRSQKEADKKNLFTMQLTGGHVSYQHNRIRLGITGIYYLFNRPYEPELTGYSKYNLHGNNFYNLGIDYAYRWHRFSFQGETVIGKQGWASLNRLQYSPVQNTQIMLIHRFYSYNYWAMFAHSFGEGSTTQNEQGYYIGMETSPFAYWKFFASFDLFSFPWKKYRVNKPSRGTDGLLQATFTPRSYLSMYLKYRYKRKERDWTGSKGSLTLPIFHHQLRYRLNYSLGDVLSSRTTLDYNHFHSQDRAANIGYQVTQMISSQLPWARLFADVQGSYFFTDDYDSRVYASESGLLYTFYTPSFQGRGFRCSVRFRYELNKHWLFITKFGETVYLDRNEIGSDNDLICGNKKADVQMQLRIKF, translated from the coding sequence ATGAAAACTATTCAACTTTTACGGTTGATAAGTATTATAAACAGCCTGTTAATAATTCCTGCTTGTAGTGCTCAAAACCTTTCTGAAAGTCTTTTAGAAGATGTTCTTGAAGATTTATCCGTTAATAACGGAACTGATAACTCTGTTAATACTCCTAATTGGGAAAATGAATTGGAAGAACTTTCCAATCGTATGCAGGAACCAGTTAATTTGAATGTTGCTACCCGTGAACAACTCGAACAGTTTCCTTTCCTTAGTGATATTCAGATTGAACATTTGCTGGCTTACATCTATATACACGGACAGATGAAAACCATCTATGAACTTCAACTGGTAGAAGAGATGGATAGGCAAACAATCCAGTATTTACTACCTTTTGTCTGTATAAAAGCTATTAACAATGAACCTGCTTTTCGGTGGAAAAGTCTGTTGAAAAGCGCAGCGAAATATGGAAAAAATGAGCTGTTAACTCGCTTTGATATACCATTTTGTAGGCGAAAAGGTTATGAACATACCTATTTAGGACCTTCTGTTTATAACTCTGTGAAATACAGTTTCCGATACAGTGACCGACTCTATGCAGGAGTCGTTGCTGAAAAAGATGCTGGAGAACCTTTTGGAGCTTTACACAATCGCTACGGCTATGATTATTATTCCTTTTATCTGTTATTAAAAGATTGTGGACGATTAAAAGCATTAGCTATTGGTAACTATCGGCTTAGTTTCGGACAAGGATTAGTGATTAGCACTGATTATCTGATGGGAAAAACAATTTATGCCTCTTCTTTCAACAATCGCAGTGGCGGAATAAAGAAACACTCTTCCAGCGATGAATACAATTATTTTCGGGGAGTGGCCGCCACTGTTGCTTTATCTAAAGATTGGGATCTTTCCGGTTTCTATTCACACCGTTCATTAGATGGAGTAATCACTGACGGAGAAATCACCTCTATCTATAAAACCGGACTGCACCGAAGTCAAAAAGAAGCGGATAAAAAGAACCTATTCACCATGCAATTAACAGGTGGACACGTGAGTTATCAACACAACCGTATTCGACTGGGTATCACCGGTATTTACTACCTTTTCAACCGACCATACGAACCGGAATTAACAGGCTATTCCAAATACAATCTTCATGGAAACAACTTCTATAATCTGGGGATTGATTATGCTTACCGCTGGCATCGTTTTTCTTTTCAAGGAGAGACGGTCATCGGAAAACAAGGTTGGGCCTCTTTGAACCGTTTGCAATATTCACCGGTTCAAAACACTCAAATCATGTTGATACACCGGTTTTATTCTTATAACTATTGGGCCATGTTTGCCCATTCTTTTGGTGAAGGAAGTACGACACAAAATGAACAGGGATATTATATCGGCATGGAGACTTCTCCTTTTGCCTATTGGAAATTCTTCGCCTCATTCGATTTATTTTCTTTTCCGTGGAAAAAATACAGAGTAAATAAACCCTCTCGCGGAACAGACGGATTGCTTCAAGCCACTTTCACTCCACGCAGCTATCTATCCATGTATCTGAAGTACCGCTATAAACGCAAAGAACGGGATTGGACAGGTAGTAAAGGATCACTAACACTTCCTATTTTTCACCATCAACTTCGTTATCGTTTGAACTATTCTTTAGGAGATGTGTTAAGCAGTCGTACAACTTTAGATTATAATCATTTTCATTCTCAGGACAGAGCTGCTAATATAGGATATCAGGTTACACAAATGATATCCTCCCAACTGCCTTGGGCCAGGCTGTTTGCTGACGTTCAGGGCAGTTACTTTTTTACAGACGATTATGATTCGCGTGTATATGCTTCGGAAAGCGGATTGCTTTATACGTTTTACACACCGTCCTTCCAAGGTCGTGGATTTCGCTGCTCCGTTCGTTTCAGATATGAACTGAATAAGCACTGGTTGTTCATAACCAAGTTTGGCGAAACAGTCTATTTAGACCGGAATGAGATCGGTTCGGACAATGATTTGATCTGTGGAAATAAAAAAGCAGATGTACAAATGCAACTGCGTATTAAGTTTTAA
- a CDS encoding DUF4294 domain-containing protein — protein sequence MTLFAIVCCSLRLQAQDKQSINGYLVPMCIYNGDTIPCVQLRTVYIFRPLKFKNEKERQEYYRLIRNVKKVYPISREINQAIIETYEYLQTLPNEKARQKHIKRVEKGLKDQYTPRMKKLSFAQGKLLIKLIDRQSNSTSYELVKAFMGPFKAGFYQTFAALFGVSLKKEYDPQGEDKLTERVVLMVENGQI from the coding sequence ATGACGCTGTTTGCTATTGTTTGTTGTTCGTTGCGCCTGCAAGCTCAAGATAAACAAAGCATCAATGGATATTTGGTTCCGATGTGTATCTACAATGGAGATACCATTCCATGTGTCCAGTTAAGAACTGTGTATATTTTCCGTCCGTTGAAATTCAAAAATGAAAAGGAACGCCAGGAATATTACCGACTGATCCGCAATGTGAAAAAGGTATATCCTATCTCCAGAGAAATTAACCAGGCCATCATTGAAACTTACGAATATCTTCAGACTTTACCCAATGAGAAAGCCCGCCAAAAACATATCAAACGGGTTGAAAAAGGATTGAAAGATCAATATACTCCCCGAATGAAGAAACTCTCGTTTGCACAGGGAAAACTGTTGATTAAATTAATAGACCGCCAAAGCAATTCTACCAGTTATGAACTGGTAAAAGCATTTATGGGACCTTTCAAAGCGGGATTCTATCAGACTTTTGCTGCATTGTTCGGAGTCAGTTTAAAAAAAGAATATGATCCGCAAGGTGAAGACAAACTAACGGAACGTGTAGTGTTGATGGTGGAGAACGGACAGATCTAA
- the nadA gene encoding quinolinate synthase NadA, producing the protein MNELIKAINELKKEKNAIILGHYYQKGEIQDIADYVGDSLALAQWAAKTEADIIVMCGVHFMGETAKVLCPDKKVLVPDMAAGCSLADSCPADQFAQFVKEHPGYTVISYVNTTAAVKAVTDVVVTSTNAKQIVESFPKDEKIIFGPDRNLGNYINSVTNRNMLLWDGACHVHEQFSVEKIVELKAQHPEALVLAHPECKSTVLKLADVVGSTAALLKYAVNHPENTYIVATESGILHEMQKKCPQTTFIPAPPNDSTCGCNECSFMRLNTLEKLYECLKNEAPEITVDPEVAKKAVKPIQRMLEISAKLGL; encoded by the coding sequence ATGAATGAACTCATAAAGGCTATTAACGAGCTAAAGAAAGAAAAGAATGCAATCATTCTGGGACACTACTACCAGAAAGGGGAAATACAAGACATCGCCGATTACGTTGGCGACAGTTTGGCATTGGCTCAATGGGCAGCCAAAACGGAAGCGGACATTATTGTGATGTGTGGCGTTCACTTTATGGGGGAAACGGCAAAGGTGCTTTGTCCGGACAAGAAAGTGTTGGTACCCGACATGGCGGCAGGTTGTTCGTTGGCGGACAGTTGTCCGGCGGATCAGTTTGCACAGTTTGTCAAAGAGCACCCGGGATACACCGTTATTTCGTACGTCAACACGACAGCTGCCGTGAAAGCAGTGACAGATGTGGTGGTGACTTCCACCAATGCGAAGCAGATCGTGGAAAGCTTCCCCAAAGATGAGAAAATAATTTTTGGTCCGGATAGGAATTTGGGTAATTATATCAACTCTGTTACGAACAGGAATATGTTGCTTTGGGACGGAGCCTGTCACGTGCATGAACAGTTCTCTGTTGAAAAGATTGTGGAATTGAAAGCGCAGCATCCGGAAGCGTTGGTCTTGGCACATCCCGAATGTAAGAGTACGGTTTTGAAACTGGCGGATGTGGTAGGGTCTACGGCAGCATTGTTGAAGTATGCAGTGAATCATCCGGAAAACACCTATATTGTGGCTACCGAATCGGGTATCTTGCATGAGATGCAGAAGAAGTGTCCGCAGACAACGTTTATCCCTGCTCCTCCGAACGATAGTACGTGCGGATGTAACGAGTGTAGCTTCATGCGGTTGAATACGTTAGAGAAGCTCTATGAGTGTTTGAAGAATGAAGCACCGGAAATAACGGTAGATCCGGAGGTGGCTAAGAAGGCAGTGAAGCCGATTCAGCGGATGTTGGAGATTTCGGCTAAGTTGGGATTATAA
- a CDS encoding non-canonical purine NTP diphosphatase: MKRKLVFATNNAHKLEEVAAILGDQVELLSLNDIGCQTDIPETAETLEGNALLKSSYIYKNYHLDCFADDTGLEVEALNGAPGVYSARYAEGEGHDAQANMLKLLHELDGKENRKAQFRTAISLILDGKEYLFEGVIKGEIIKEKRGDSGFGYDPVFMPEGYDRTFAELGNDIKNQISHRALAVQKLCEFLQS; encoded by the coding sequence ATGAAACGCAAACTTGTATTTGCTACCAATAATGCTCATAAACTAGAAGAAGTAGCCGCTATCCTGGGAGATCAAGTAGAATTATTAAGTCTCAATGATATCGGTTGCCAAACGGATATTCCCGAAACTGCTGAAACACTGGAAGGAAATGCGTTATTAAAATCTTCCTATATCTACAAAAACTATCATCTGGATTGTTTTGCCGATGATACGGGATTGGAAGTGGAAGCCTTGAACGGAGCTCCCGGAGTCTATTCCGCCCGCTATGCAGAAGGTGAAGGACACGACGCCCAGGCTAATATGCTCAAACTTCTTCACGAACTGGACGGAAAGGAAAACCGTAAAGCACAATTCCGCACCGCTATTTCGTTGATACTGGACGGAAAGGAGTATCTCTTTGAAGGAGTGATAAAAGGCGAAATAATCAAAGAAAAACGTGGTGATTCCGGATTTGGCTACGACCCTGTATTCATGCCTGAAGGTTATGACCGGACTTTTGCCGAATTGGGAAATGATATCAAGAACCAAATCAGCCACCGTGCACTGGCTGTACAGAAACTTTGTGAGTTTCTGCAAAGCTGA